The following coding sequences lie in one Dunckerocampus dactyliophorus isolate RoL2022-P2 chromosome 4, RoL_Ddac_1.1, whole genome shotgun sequence genomic window:
- the LOC129179211 gene encoding gastrula zinc finger protein XlCGF57.1-like isoform X4, protein MDHCYAKMATSGQRESARESAPTPGKSSTEKQPRGADNDVQQLIGCQEGRPAQLQGFTSTLKQEDRNLPNIKEEEEEFRITQEGECLLEPGEDDLAKLPLTVVSVKTEDHEDKTPEPSHWLCPSDVQQMIGHQEECPPLPQGQSFALKQEEPQPAHVKEEEEELWITEEGECLLGPGEADLTKLPLTVVSVKTEDHEDKPSEHIQLHHSPCEKNSGAEPPSSSSPQHIKAEADVDHWEGDMRTHTENKHSECSKNKTVSKHSTCSVCAKSFSNKSNLTRHMRTHTGEKPFSCSVCSQSFSDNRILATHMRTHTGEKPFGCSVCGRGFCQRSNMVLHMRTHTGEKPFGCSVCGQRYSQKRSLVMHMRTHTGEKPFACSVCGQRFSENRSLVLHMRTHPGENPFGCSFCGQRFSQKGCLVLHMRAHTGEKPFACSVCGQRFSHKANIVSHLRIHTGEKPFVCSACGQRFSQNGNLALHMRTHTGRPVTVTHFTGR, encoded by the exons ATGGACCACTGTTATGCTAAGATGGCGACGTCCGGTCAAAGAGAAAGTGCAAGAGAATCAGCGCCAACTCCCGGCAAATCATCAACAGAGAAACAGCCCAGAGGTGCAGATAACG ATGTCCAGCAATTAATTGGTTGTCAAGAAGGACGTCCTGCTCAGCTGCAGGGCTTTACCTCCACTTTAAAGCAGGAGGATCGAAATCTCCCCAACattaaagaggaggaggaggaattccggatcactcaggagggagagtgtcTTCTTGAGCCGGGGGAGGATGATCTCgccaagttgccactgactgttgtctctgtgaagacagaagaccatgaagacaaaacaCCTGAGCCCTCACATTGGTTGTGTCCTTCAGATGTCCAGCAGATGATTGGTCATCAAGAAGAGTGTCCCCCTCTACCGCAGGGGCAGAGCTTCGCTTTGAAGCAGGAGGAGCCGCAGCCCGCCCACgtgaaagaagaagaggaggaactctggatcACCGAGGAGGGAGAGTGTCTTCTCGGGCCGGgggaggctgatctcaccaagttgccactgactgttgtctctgtgaagacggaagaccatgaagacaaaccatcTGAGCACAtacagcttcatcacagtccaTGTGAAAAGAACAGCGGggcggagcctccaagcagcagctcaccacAACACATAAAAGCAGAAGCTGATGTAGACCACTGGGAAGGTGATATGAGGACTCACACTGaaaacaaacactctgaatgctCGAAAAATAAGACAGTGAGTAAACATTCCACCTGttcagtttgtgctaaaagcttTTCTAATAAGAGTAATTTGActcgacacatgagaacacacacaggagaaaaaccttttagttgctcagtttgtagtCAAAGTTTCTCTGATAATCGAATCCtggcaacacacatgagaacgcacacgggagaaaaaccttttggttgctcagtttgtggtcgAGGTTTCTGTCAAAGGTCTAATATGGtattacacatgagaacgcacacgggagaaaagccTTTTGGTTGCtctgtttgtggtcaaagatACTCTCAAAAGCGGTCTTTGGTAatgcacatgagaacgcacacaggagaaaaaccttttgcttgctctgtttgtggtcaaagattctctgAAAACCGTTCTTTGGTATTGCACATGAGAACGCATCCAGGAGAAAACCCTTTTGGTTGCTCTTtttgtggtcaaagattctctcaaaagGGTTGTCTGGTATTACACATGAGAGCGCACACAGGCGAAAAACCTTTTGCTTGCtctgtttgtggtcaaagattctctcaCAAAGCAAATATAGTATCACACTTGAGgatacacacaggagaaaaaccttttgtttgttctgcttgtggtcaaagattctcACAAAACGGAAATCTGGctttacacatgagaacacacacaggtaggcctgtcacagtaACACATTttactggtcgataa
- the LOC129179211 gene encoding gastrula zinc finger protein XlCGF57.1-like isoform X3 yields MNHCYAKMATSSQREGGRESALSTPSKSSTEKKPKSADNDVQQLIGCQEGRPAQLQGFTSTLKQEDRNLPNIKEEEEEFRITQEGECLLEPGEDDLAKLPLTVVSVKTEDHEDKTPEPSHWLCPSDVQQMIGHQEECPPLPQGQSFALKQEEPQPAHVKEEEEELWITEEGECLLGPGEADLTKLPLTVVSVKTEDHEDKPSEHIQLHHSPCEKNSGAEPPSSSSPQHIKAEADVDHWEGDMRTHTENKHSECSKNKTVSKHSTCSVCAKSFSNKSNLTRHMRTHTGEKPFSCSVCSQSFSDNRILATHMRTHTGEKPFGCSVCGRGFCQRSNMVLHMRTHTGEKPFGCSVCGQRYSQKRSLVMHMRTHTGEKPFACSVCGQRFSENRSLVLHMRTHPGENPFGCSFCGQRFSQKGCLVLHMRAHTGEKPFACSVCGQRFSHKANIVSHLRIHTGEKPFVCSACGQRFSQNGNLALHMRTHTGRPVTVTHFTGR; encoded by the coding sequence ATGTCCAGCAATTAATTGGTTGTCAAGAAGGACGTCCTGCTCAGCTGCAGGGCTTTACCTCCACTTTAAAGCAGGAGGATCGAAATCTCCCCAACattaaagaggaggaggaggaattccggatcactcaggagggagagtgtcTTCTTGAGCCGGGGGAGGATGATCTCgccaagttgccactgactgttgtctctgtgaagacagaagaccatgaagacaaaacaCCTGAGCCCTCACATTGGTTGTGTCCTTCAGATGTCCAGCAGATGATTGGTCATCAAGAAGAGTGTCCCCCTCTACCGCAGGGGCAGAGCTTCGCTTTGAAGCAGGAGGAGCCGCAGCCCGCCCACgtgaaagaagaagaggaggaactctggatcACCGAGGAGGGAGAGTGTCTTCTCGGGCCGGgggaggctgatctcaccaagttgccactgactgttgtctctgtgaagacggaagaccatgaagacaaaccatcTGAGCACAtacagcttcatcacagtccaTGTGAAAAGAACAGCGGggcggagcctccaagcagcagctcaccacAACACATAAAAGCAGAAGCTGATGTAGACCACTGGGAAGGTGATATGAGGACTCACACTGaaaacaaacactctgaatgctCGAAAAATAAGACAGTGAGTAAACATTCCACCTGttcagtttgtgctaaaagcttTTCTAATAAGAGTAATTTGActcgacacatgagaacacacacaggagaaaaaccttttagttgctcagtttgtagtCAAAGTTTCTCTGATAATCGAATCCtggcaacacacatgagaacgcacacgggagaaaaaccttttggttgctcagtttgtggtcgAGGTTTCTGTCAAAGGTCTAATATGGtattacacatgagaacgcacacgggagaaaagccTTTTGGTTGCtctgtttgtggtcaaagatACTCTCAAAAGCGGTCTTTGGTAatgcacatgagaacgcacacaggagaaaaaccttttgcttgctctgtttgtggtcaaagattctctgAAAACCGTTCTTTGGTATTGCACATGAGAACGCATCCAGGAGAAAACCCTTTTGGTTGCTCTTtttgtggtcaaagattctctcaaaagGGTTGTCTGGTATTACACATGAGAGCGCACACAGGCGAAAAACCTTTTGCTTGCtctgtttgtggtcaaagattctctcaCAAAGCAAATATAGTATCACACTTGAGgatacacacaggagaaaaaccttttgtttgttctgcttgtggtcaaagattctcACAAAACGGAAATCTGGctttacacatgagaacacacacaggtaggcctgtcacagtaACACATTttactggtcgataa